A window of the Oncorhynchus mykiss isolate Arlee chromosome 15, USDA_OmykA_1.1, whole genome shotgun sequence genome harbors these coding sequences:
- the LOC110490787 gene encoding contactin-1 has protein sequence MAVTALVLLVLSSSLSHTEAVLFGEPRIFGDDATGYGPIFEEEPLDIVYTKESPDRLISMNCRARANPAPTYRWRRDNWEIKLMELPNEHYSLVGGNLIINNPEEKKHAGTYVCVAKNVYGTVISKEAKVKFGYLEEFPDEERDPVTVKEGQGAVLLCAPPKRWPTEVTFRWIYNEFPVFLHPDKRRFVSQSTGNLYISKVEASDAGNYSCYVFNPQIGKGVYSKFIPLISTEETPEKRYKADLVVKFPDTTAMLNYNVTLECFALGNPAPHIVWRKIGATDLPASAQVSMSGALLHLYNVQYEDSAGYECEAINQKWQDWHQAWLYVEAAPEWAVTINNTQKDVGSEHTMSCVANGKPGPYIRWLKDGYSYGKGELKFSSLTFEDSGMYQCIAENYWGIIYASAELRVIACAPTFELNPVKKYLLGANNGRVVIECKPRAAPRPRFTWTKGKEVLFNNSRISIMFDGSLEILNATRNDEGVYTCLAENDRGKANSTGTLTITEATQITVAPEDTQVMVGEEVHLQCQASFDPSLDITFIWSLDFRVIDFYLEWKHYERIMDREDSGELKIMNVQLRHEGRYTCTAQTVVDNVTASADLKVKGLPAPPGGVRVEEIRDTSVKLVWNRGADHGSLILGYTIQTRDFYALTEVDWRDASTSPTALDGMSVMADVVDLYPWMEYEFRVYATNEFGDGEASIPSMKIKTWDAVPVVAPTNVGGYGGKDGELIITWTPVQPQYFYGKKFGYVVAFKPHDEVDWWYETISDPETRRYVHRDASFRVKSNDFQVREFQVKVKTFNSKGDGPYSLSTTIYYPRDVPSESPTDVYSRPVSSHEALVWWIPVMDTGTGLQQYIDGYQVKYWRKYDDTEPGANRIFVPASMNQTRLENMLPDSHYLIEVRAYNGAGVGPPSEHCEMFTKRAPPSVAPQMWRYISYSGKWLYVWWHHISYDWFGNESFPLYYKVMFRKTGYITGPIYMTGWHFIDFPMPQVGDYELEVRGRYEGGDGPIRKIRLQGKASFLRPTLSLAAMLLLALCIVGLGI, from the exons ATGGCTGTCACAGCCCTGGTCCTGCTagttctctcctcctcactgtcaCACACTG AGGCCGTCTTGTTTGGTGAGCCCAGGATCTTTGGAG ATGACGCTACTGGCTACGGTCCAATATTTGAAGAGGAGCCTCTGGATATCGTCTACACAAAGGAGTCCCCTGACAGACTTATCTCCATGAACTGTAGAGCACGGGCCAACCCTGcacccacatacag ATGGAGGCGTGATAACTGGGAGATCAAGCTGATGGAGCTGCCCAATGAACACTACAGTCTGGTGGGAGGGAACCTCATCATAAACAACCCTGAAGAGAAGAAACATGCAGGGACCTACGTCTGTGTCGCCAAGAACGTGTACGGCACCGTCATCAGCAAGGAGGCCAAGGTCAAGTTTGGAT ACCTGGAGGAGTTcccagatgaagagagagacccTGTGACTGTGAAGGAGGGCCAGGGGGCCGTGCTGCTCTGTGCTCCTCCCAAGCGATGGCCAA CTGAGGTGACTTTCCGTTGGATATACAACGAGTTTCCGGTCTTCCTCCACCCGGATAAGCGTCGCTTCGTCTCTCAGAGCACCGGGAATCTGTACATCTCCAAGGTGGAGGCGTCAGACGCAGGGAACTACTCCTGCTATGTGTTCAACCCACAGATTGGCAAGGGAGTCTACTCCAAGTTTATCCCTCTCATATCTACAGAAGAGA CCCCAGAGAAGAGATACAAGGCCGACCTCGTAGTGAAGTTCCCTGACACCACAGCTATGCTCAACTACAACGTCACACTGGAGTGCTTCGCTCTGGGAAA TCCGGCCCCTCATATCGTCTGGAGGAAGATAGGTGCTACCGACCTGCCTGCCAGCGCTCAGGTCAGCATGTCTGGAGCGCTGCTCCACCTCTACAACGTCCAGTATGAAGACTCAGCAGGGTACGAGTGTGAGGCCATCAACCAGAAATGGCAGGACTGGCATCAGGCCTGGCTCTATGTAGAGG CTGCTCCTGAGTGGGCTGTGACCATCAACAACACCCAGAAGGACGTAGGGTCAGAACACACCATGTCCTGTGTAGCCAATGGGAAGCCTGGCCCATACATTCGATGGCTCAAGGATGGATACTCG TATGGTAAAGGTGAGCTGAAGTTCTCCAGTCTGACATTTGAGGACTCTGGGATGTACCAGTGTATCGCTGAGAACTACTGGGGTATCATCTACGCCAGCGCTGAGCTACGTGTCATTG CTTGTGCCCCGACGTTTGAGTTGAACCCAGTGAAGAAGTATCTTCTAGGAGCTAACAACGGCCGTGTGGTCATAGAGTGTAAGCCCAGAGCTGCCCCCAGACCCAGGTTCACCTGGACCAAGGGAAAAGAAGTGCTCTTCAACAACTCACG TATCTCCATCATGTTCGATGGGAGTCTGGAGATCCTGAATGCCACCAGGAATGATGAGGGGGTGTACACCTGCTTAGCTGAGAATGACAGAGGGAAGGCCAACAGCACAGGGACTCTGACCATCACAG agGCGACACAGATCACAGTAGCCCCAGAGGACACGCAGGTGATGGTAGGAGAGGAGGTGCATCTGCAGTGCCAGGCCTCCTTTGACCCCAGTCTGGACATCACCTTCATCTGGTCTCTGGATTTCAGGGTCATCGACTTCTACCTAGAGTGGAAGCACTATGAACGCATCATG gATCGTGAGGACAGTGGAGAGCTGAAGATAATGAATGTCCAGTTGAGACACGAGGGACGCTACACCTGTACAGCCCAGACTGTCGTGGACAACGTCACCGCGTCAGCAGACCTCAAGGTCAAAGGTCTTCCTGCTCCTCCCGGTGGGGTGAGGGTTGAGGAGATCAGGGACACCTCGGTGAAGCTGGTGTGGAACCGAGGGGCCGACCATGGCAGCCTCATCCTTGGGTACACCATCCAGACCAGAGACTTCTACGCACTAACTGAAGTGGACTGGAGGGACGCATCCACCT CCCCTACGGCCCTGGATGGCATGTCAGTGATGGCTGATGTTGTGGACCTGTACCCCTGGATGGAGTATGAGTTCAGGGTCTATGCTACTAATGAGTTTGGAGACGGGGAGGCCAGCATCCCTTCAATGAAGATCAAAACCTGGGACGCAG TGCCTGTGGTGGCCCCGACCAACGTTGGAGGCTACGGGGGTAAAGATGGAGAGTTGATCATCACATGGACA CCCGTACAGCCACAGTACTTCTACGGTAAGAAGTTTGGCTACGTTGTGGCCTTCAAGCCTCATGATGAGGTTGACTGGTGGTATGAGACCATATCAGACCCAGAGACACGACGCTACGTCCATCGAGACGCCTCTTTCAGGGTCAAGTCGAACGACTTCCAGGTCAGGGAGTTCCAGGTGAAGGTGAAGACGTTTAACTCCAAAGGAGATGGACCCTACAGCCTGTCGACCACTATCTACTACCCACGAGATG tCCCCTCTGAGTCTCCTACAGATGTATACTCCAGGCCTGTCTCGTCCCATGAAGCTCTGGTCTGGTGGATACCAGTCATGGACACTGGTACCGGCCTTCAGCAGTACATAGATGGATACCAG GTGAAGTACTGGAGGAAGTATGACGATACAGAGCCGGGGGCCAATCGTATCTTTGTGCCCGCCTCCATGAACCAGACCAGGCTGGAGAACATGCTGCCAGACTCGCACTACCTCATCGAGGTCAGAGCCTACAACGGAGCCGGTGTCGGTCCTCCCAGCGAACACTGCGAGATGTTCACCAAGAGAGCAC CTCCAAGTGTGGCTCCCCAAATGTGGCGTTACATCAGCTACTCTGGCAAGTGGCTGTACGTGTGGTGGCACCACATCTCCTACGACTGGTTTGGCAATGAGTCCTTCCCACTATATTATAAG gtgaTGTTCAGGAAGACTGGCTACATCACAGGGCCGATCTACATGACGGGCTGGCACTTCATTGACTTCCCCATGCCCCAGGTAGGGGACTACGAGCTGGAGGTCAGAGGTCGCTATGAGGGTGGAGACGGCCCCATCAGGAAGATCAGGCTTCAGG gtAAGGCGTCTTTCCTGAGACCCACTCTCAGTCTGGCCGCCATGCTACTGCTGGCCCTGTGCATCGTGGGATTGGGGATATAG